A window of the Deinobacterium chartae genome harbors these coding sequences:
- a CDS encoding ATP-binding cassette domain-containing protein has translation MRRVPWFALEVRRAPVTLARVLWHSHPALTLFAAAWTVWLGVQPALSALALGRLVAGLDAGASLADLGAPLAAVVGLLIANVSLGAVAGALLAALAWRVDRAVGARLLRSAAQPWPLDRLEDPRTLDRWATVRGESGGLSAGSAVSLLVTVSGRRLAALSGAVLLATWALWLPLWVLAALLPLRLWLLREIRLYQESVELGSTGLRRAAYFRDLALQPAAAREVRVFGLSGWVQGRFGRAANAALARAWQRRGRNRTHMLLSALTAALGFGVTAALLVESVLTANLDIGRLTALLQGAFVMLALVDGLENDLQVGRALLPFRALSALPSGCEEDADGAEAAPALRRDLRLEAVRFRYPGAERDALNIAALRLEAGQVVALVGPNGAGKSTLTRLLAGLYRPRSGRLEVDGVDLAGVPLEAWRQRVAVVFQDFVRWELSVRENLQLGCPGYALSDAALWELLRAAGAEDSVRALPAGLDTVLSCRFAQGRELSGGQWQRIAIARALAAVRGGARLLILDEPTAALDVRAETEFYARFLELTRGVTTVLVSHRYATVRLADRVLVIGRGRLLEDGPREALLCTGGWFARMARRQAADFDVAP, from the coding sequence GTGCGCCGGGTTCCGTGGTTCGCGCTCGAGGTGAGGCGCGCTCCGGTCACGCTCGCGCGGGTGTTGTGGCACAGCCACCCCGCGCTGACGCTGTTCGCCGCCGCCTGGACCGTGTGGCTGGGGGTGCAGCCTGCGCTGAGCGCGCTGGCGCTGGGTCGCCTGGTTGCGGGCCTGGACGCGGGCGCGAGCCTGGCGGATCTGGGGGCGCCGCTCGCTGCGGTGGTGGGTCTGCTGATTGCTAACGTCAGTCTGGGCGCGGTGGCGGGCGCGCTGCTCGCTGCCCTGGCGTGGCGGGTAGACCGCGCGGTGGGCGCGCGGCTCCTGCGGTCCGCCGCGCAGCCTTGGCCCCTGGACCGCCTCGAGGACCCGCGCACCCTGGACCGCTGGGCGACCGTGCGCGGCGAAAGCGGTGGGTTGAGCGCTGGCAGCGCGGTCAGCCTGCTGGTGACGGTGAGCGGGCGCCGCCTGGCAGCGCTGTCGGGGGCTGTGCTGCTGGCCACCTGGGCGCTGTGGCTGCCGCTGTGGGTGCTGGCGGCGCTGCTGCCGTTGCGGCTGTGGCTGCTGCGCGAGATCCGGCTGTACCAGGAGAGCGTCGAGCTCGGCTCGACAGGCCTGCGCCGCGCCGCGTACTTTCGTGACCTGGCCTTGCAGCCCGCAGCGGCCCGCGAAGTGCGGGTCTTTGGCTTGAGCGGGTGGGTGCAGGGGCGTTTCGGTCGTGCCGCGAACGCGGCGCTGGCCCGGGCGTGGCAGCGGCGTGGCCGCAACCGGACGCACATGCTGCTGAGCGCGCTGACCGCCGCGCTCGGTTTCGGGGTGACCGCGGCGCTGCTGGTCGAGTCGGTGCTGACCGCGAACTTGGATATCGGCCGCCTCACGGCGCTGCTGCAGGGCGCGTTCGTCATGTTGGCCCTGGTAGACGGCCTCGAGAACGATCTGCAGGTGGGCCGGGCGCTGCTTCCCTTCCGCGCCCTGAGCGCGCTGCCATCCGGGTGCGAAGAGGACGCGGATGGCGCGGAGGCTGCACCTGCGCTGCGGCGTGATCTGCGGCTCGAGGCGGTGCGTTTCCGGTATCCCGGAGCGGAGCGGGACGCGCTCAATATTGCGGCGCTGCGGCTCGAGGCAGGACAGGTGGTGGCGCTCGTCGGGCCCAACGGAGCCGGGAAATCCACGCTGACGCGGCTGCTCGCCGGACTGTACCGTCCGCGATCGGGCCGCCTCGAGGTGGACGGCGTGGACTTGGCCGGGGTGCCGCTCGAGGCCTGGCGGCAGCGGGTGGCGGTGGTGTTTCAGGATTTTGTGCGCTGGGAGCTGAGCGTGCGCGAGAACCTCCAGCTCGGCTGCCCGGGGTATGCGCTGTCCGATGCGGCGCTGTGGGAACTGTTGCGCGCCGCCGGGGCGGAAGACAGCGTGCGCGCGCTGCCTGCGGGGCTAGACACCGTGCTGTCGTGCCGTTTCGCACAAGGCCGCGAGCTGTCCGGCGGGCAGTGGCAGCGCATCGCCATCGCCCGCGCGCTCGCTGCGGTGCGCGGCGGAGCGCGCCTGCTGATCCTCGATGAGCCGACCGCCGCTCTCGACGTACGCGCGGAAACAGAGTTTTACGCGCGCTTTCTCGAGCTGACCCGGGGCGTGACGACCGTGCTGGTCTCGCACCGCTACGCCACGGTGCGGCTGGCGGACCGAGTGCTGGTGATCGGGCGTGGACGCCTGCTCGAGGACGGGCCGCGGGAGGCGCTGCTGTGCACGGGCGGCTGGTTCGCCCGCATGGCCCGTCGGCAGGCAGCCGATTTTGACGTTGCGCCCTGA